A single region of the Lotus japonicus ecotype B-129 chromosome 4, LjGifu_v1.2 genome encodes:
- the LOC130711773 gene encoding uncharacterized protein LOC130711773: MTYYEDEGGGRRVEVVCQIEDNNINGDYVKLGPGAVDDSPPAPPAPGRRSALWFWVKLVVLILFVGSLAVVVIKWVGPYFIDKEVIPIINWETETFSTPVLILLVFVSVALFPTLLLPSTPSMWVAGMTFGYGFGFLLIITAAAIGVSLPFFIGSTFHHKIEGWLEKYPKRASVIRSAGGGNWVHQFRAVTLIRISPFPYIIYNYCAVATNVKYGPYIIGSLVGMVPEIFVAIYTGILIRTLADASHEKRSLSAPQIILNVLGFCVTVATTIVVTVYAKRRLKELQSEDDESLLR; this comes from the exons ATGACGTATTATGAGGATGAAGGCGGTGGTCGGAGAGTGGAGGTGGTGTGTCAAATTGAGGATAATAATATTAATGGGGACTATGTCAAATTGGGGCCCGGTGCTGTAGACGATTCTCCGCCAGCTCCTCCTGCGCCGGGGAGAAGATCGGCTCTGTGGTTTTGGGTGAAACTGGTGGTGCTGATTTTGTTCGTGGGTTCGTTGGCTGTTGTTGTGATCAAGTGGGTTGGACCCTATTTCATTGACAAG gaGGTTATTCCAATAATAAATTGGGAAACTGAGACTTTCAGTACCCCAGTGCTTATCCTTTTGGTATTTGTTTCGGTAGCGCTGTTCCCGACCTTACTTTTGCCATCTACACCCTCTATGTGGGTGGCTGGAATGACATTTGGTTAtggctttgggttcttgctgaTAATTACTGCAGCAGCTATTGGTGTGTCACTCCCTTTTTTCATTGGCTCAACCTTCCATCATAAAATTGAA GGATGGTTAGAGAAGTATCCAAAGAGAGCTTCTGTTATAAGATCTGCTGGTGGAGGAAACTGGGTTCATCAGTTTCGAGCAGTTACCTTGATTAGGATTTCTCCATTCCCTTACATAATCTACAACTATTGTGCTGTGGCAACAAATGTTAAGTATGGGCCTTACATTATTGGATCCTTGGTTGGAATGGTGCCGGAAATATTTGTTGCAATCTATAC CGGAATATTGATTCGGACTTTGGCTGATGCTTCACATGAAAAGCGATCTCTGTCTGCGCCGCAAATCATTCTCAATGTTCTAGGATTCTGTGTAACTGTGGCCACGACCATTGTTGTCACAGTGTATGCTAAGAGACGGCTCAAGGAGTTACAGAGTGAGGATGACGAGTCGTTGTTGAGATAG